Proteins encoded in a region of the Nitrospirota bacterium genome:
- the mreC gene encoding rod shape-determining protein MreC, which translates to MPGFIVRHTKLLIMLGLFLVLFWLVTYQVKSGRLTFMEKPVLAVSAAFERIVTAPFRFADSAINGYVFLVRAARENERLKQEMDRLRLENSIAGELLGENERLRDLLGFKKLPPLSSVAAQIIAKDASPSSRTITLDKGSGDGVVKDRAVISAGGVIGKVQASLPGSAKVILLTDPGSTIAVRVQRNREEGLLEGKLERCALKYVSYYADIQEGDLLVTSGLDGIFPKGLPVATVVSVSKHEATAFQTVLARPVVRLSRLEEALVLVP; encoded by the coding sequence ATGCCCGGCTTCATAGTAAGACACACAAAGCTCCTGATCATGCTCGGGCTCTTCCTGGTCCTGTTCTGGCTGGTGACGTACCAGGTGAAGTCCGGCCGCCTGACCTTTATGGAGAAACCCGTCCTCGCGGTGTCCGCGGCCTTCGAGCGGATCGTCACCGCTCCTTTTCGTTTTGCCGACTCAGCGATCAACGGCTATGTTTTCCTCGTCCGCGCTGCCCGCGAGAACGAGCGCCTGAAGCAGGAGATGGACCGGCTGAGGCTCGAGAACTCGATCGCCGGCGAGCTGCTGGGCGAGAACGAGCGGCTGCGGGACCTCCTGGGATTCAAGAAGCTCCCTCCCCTCTCATCGGTCGCGGCCCAGATCATCGCCAAGGACGCCTCGCCCTCGTCCCGCACGATCACCCTCGACAAGGGCTCCGGGGACGGCGTCGTGAAGGACCGCGCGGTAATATCCGCGGGCGGGGTCATCGGCAAGGTCCAGGCCTCGCTCCCGGGCTCCGCGAAGGTGATCCTGCTGACCGACCCGGGCAGTACGATCGCCGTCCGGGTGCAGCGGAACCGGGAAGAGGGGCTGCTCGAAGGCAAACTGGAGCGGTGCGCGCTCAAGTACGTGTCCTACTATGCCGATATCCAGGAGGGGGACCTGCTGGTGACCTCCGGGCTTGACGGGATCTTTCCCAAGGGTCTGCCCGTCGCCACCGTCGTCAGCGTCTCGAAGCATGAGGCCACGGCGTTCCAGACCGTCCTGGCCAGGCCCGTGGTGCGGCTCTCCCGGCTGGAAGAGGCTCTGGTGCTCGTCCCATGA
- a CDS encoding RDD family protein codes for MQKADLTTRSIACFVDLLIVIALWRLPDVLGFLSACGYILVRDGLFQGRSVGKKLIGLRVAGEEAEAPAPAYRESIIRNTPLAAASILFLIPYAGWVLGPAAGVVEGLVALGDDRGMRIGDMLARTWVVQPIPAPAKTAPVAEPPASDPSPGIGEKGEKQDPLP; via the coding sequence GGCAGACCTTACAACCAGATCGATCGCCTGTTTCGTAGACCTCCTGATCGTCATCGCGCTGTGGCGGCTGCCCGACGTCCTCGGGTTCCTGTCCGCGTGCGGCTATATCCTGGTCCGGGACGGGTTGTTCCAGGGCCGAAGCGTCGGCAAGAAGCTGATCGGCCTGCGCGTCGCCGGGGAAGAGGCGGAAGCTCCAGCACCGGCCTACCGGGAATCGATCATCAGGAACACTCCCCTCGCCGCGGCGTCGATTCTTTTTTTAATACCCTACGCCGGCTGGGTGCTCGGGCCGGCCGCGGGCGTTGTGGAAGGGCTGGTCGCGCTGGGCGACGACAGGGGTATGCGCATCGGCGACATGCTCGCCAGGACATGGGTCGTTCAGCCGATACCGGCACCGGCTAAAACTGCTCCGGTCGCGGAGCCCCCGGCCTCGGACCCGTCCCCTGGCATCGGCGAGAAAGGCGAGAAACAGGATCCATTACCGTAA
- the mrdA gene encoding penicillin-binding protein 2 has translation MLQQDSPIDIQRRLPFLAAFIVVFVVILLGRLWYLQAVKGDFYQEQAESNRIRPVKLRPPRGIIYDRYGRPLVESVLTFDISLVPEDAPDLDATIDKLASLIKTTPAAIRAALDDAESIRTKYDPVKVKEEAPWDLVALIEAHQEELPGAIIEPEHRRHYPYDGLASHQLGYIGKVSQTQRRQEQADIGLLTGQGGLEKVYDKYLRGVAGRRMIQVNAAGRKVKDLGIEEPRPGTDLYLTIDLDVQRAAEEGLGEQAGAVVALDTDTGEILALASHPNYDPNLFPRGISPTDWVRLMNDPSHPLYNRAIQSVYPPGSTFKIIVSLAGLESGVIKPDEKITCHGSLRLGNHTFRCWKKEGHGAISFHRALVESCDVYFYTMGDRIGWDRVAEYARKLGYGSLTGILLPDEKPGLVPTTEWKKKRTGDVWRTADSYINSIGQGFLQVSPIQAAQMISAVANGGTFYRPTLLKWTRNRETGETKAASTEHKRQITIDPAALEAVRSALLGVTSEPGGTAHGAATPLASVAGKTGTAQVIAQKVAGRKLAQNIADHAWFVAYAPADHPKIGVAVLVEHGGHGGATAAPVARKVIEAFMKNEEYMKHAGPQTAR, from the coding sequence ATGTTGCAGCAGGACAGTCCCATCGATATTCAGAGAAGGCTGCCGTTCCTGGCGGCGTTCATCGTTGTGTTCGTCGTCATCCTCCTCGGCAGGCTCTGGTACCTCCAGGCAGTCAAAGGAGACTTCTACCAGGAGCAGGCGGAGAGCAACCGGATACGGCCGGTGAAGCTCAGGCCCCCCCGCGGCATCATTTACGACCGCTACGGCAGGCCGCTCGTCGAGAGCGTGCTGACCTTCGACATTTCCCTCGTTCCCGAGGACGCTCCGGACCTCGATGCGACCATAGACAAGCTCGCCTCGCTGATCAAGACCACTCCCGCCGCGATCCGCGCGGCCCTCGACGATGCCGAGTCTATCAGGACCAAGTACGACCCGGTCAAGGTCAAGGAGGAGGCTCCCTGGGACCTGGTCGCCCTCATCGAAGCGCACCAGGAAGAGCTCCCCGGCGCGATCATCGAACCGGAGCACCGCAGGCACTATCCCTATGACGGCCTTGCCTCGCACCAGCTCGGCTATATCGGCAAGGTGTCGCAGACCCAGCGCAGGCAGGAGCAGGCCGATATCGGCCTCCTGACCGGCCAGGGCGGGCTCGAAAAGGTCTACGACAAGTACCTTCGCGGAGTTGCCGGGAGGCGGATGATCCAGGTGAACGCGGCGGGCAGAAAAGTGAAGGACCTGGGGATCGAGGAGCCGCGGCCGGGCACGGACCTCTATCTCACGATCGACCTGGACGTCCAGCGGGCCGCCGAAGAAGGGCTCGGCGAACAGGCGGGCGCCGTCGTCGCCCTGGACACGGATACCGGCGAGATCCTCGCTCTCGCGAGCCATCCGAACTATGACCCGAACCTGTTCCCGCGGGGCATATCCCCGACGGACTGGGTGCGCCTCATGAACGATCCGTCCCACCCGCTGTACAACCGCGCTATTCAAAGCGTCTACCCCCCGGGCTCCACATTCAAGATCATCGTGTCCCTCGCCGGTCTCGAATCGGGCGTGATAAAGCCCGATGAAAAGATCACCTGCCATGGCTCGCTCAGGCTCGGCAATCACACGTTCCGGTGCTGGAAGAAGGAAGGGCACGGGGCGATTTCATTCCATCGGGCGCTCGTCGAGTCCTGCGACGTCTACTTTTATACGATGGGCGACCGGATCGGCTGGGACCGCGTCGCAGAGTATGCGAGAAAGCTCGGATACGGGAGCCTGACCGGGATCCTCCTGCCTGATGAGAAGCCGGGCCTGGTCCCCACGACCGAGTGGAAGAAAAAACGTACGGGCGATGTCTGGCGCACGGCCGACTCCTACATCAATTCCATCGGCCAGGGGTTCCTGCAGGTGAGCCCGATCCAGGCGGCGCAGATGATCAGCGCCGTGGCGAACGGCGGCACCTTCTACCGTCCCACGCTCCTCAAGTGGACCAGGAACCGGGAGACCGGAGAGACAAAGGCCGCTTCAACGGAGCATAAACGCCAGATCACCATCGATCCCGCGGCACTCGAAGCAGTGCGGAGCGCGCTCCTGGGCGTCACCTCGGAGCCGGGCGGCACCGCGCACGGCGCGGCCACTCCGCTGGCGAGCGTGGCAGGCAAGACCGGCACGGCCCAGGTCATTGCCCAGAAGGTCGCCGGCAGGAAGCTCGCCCAGAACATCGCGGACCACGCCTGGTTCGTCGCGTACGCGCCGGCCGATCATCCGAAGATCGGCGTGGCAGTGCTGGTCGAGCACGGCGGACACGGCGGCGCCACGGCCGCCCCGGTCGCCCGGAAGGTGATCGAGGCATTCATGAAGAATGAGGAGTACATGAAGCATGCTGGACCGCAGACAGCTCGCTAA
- the mreD gene encoding rod shape-determining protein MreD encodes MKTRVYLAMLLLIIPVQASLFGPLSLAGIKPDLSLALVYSIGLLTGPAEAAFAGMAVGLVLDIGSASLIGMNAMTKGLIGLGAGLLGRQVLDIASPMNAVFLSAFSLAESIIIALLLQTFYGEVPFFSLFLERMLPQALYTGVLGTLLLGFISRRKVLGALVRRSLLKE; translated from the coding sequence ATGAAGACCCGCGTGTACCTCGCGATGCTGCTCCTGATCATTCCCGTCCAGGCGAGCCTGTTCGGCCCGCTGTCCCTGGCGGGGATCAAGCCCGACCTTTCCCTGGCACTCGTCTACAGCATCGGCCTGTTGACCGGTCCGGCCGAGGCGGCCTTCGCGGGCATGGCTGTCGGCCTGGTCCTGGACATCGGATCGGCGAGCCTGATCGGCATGAACGCCATGACCAAGGGCCTCATCGGCCTCGGCGCCGGTCTCCTGGGGAGACAGGTCCTGGACATTGCGAGTCCCATGAACGCGGTGTTCCTGTCGGCTTTTTCACTCGCGGAGAGCATTATTATCGCCTTGCTCCTGCAGACCTTTTACGGAGAGGTCCCGTTCTTCAGTCTCTTCCTGGAGCGGATGCTCCCGCAGGCCCTGTACACCGGGGTCCTCGGGACCCTGCTCCTGGGGTTCATCAGCCGCAGAAAGGTCCTCGGTGCGCTGGTGCGGCGGTCGCTTTTGAAGGAGTAG
- a CDS encoding rod shape-determining protein, giving the protein MFINTIMGWFSNDMAIDLGTANTLVYVKGRGIVCNEPSVVAMSVRTGKVLAVGSEAKKMLGRTPGDVKTIRPIKDGVISDFDVTGEMLRYFIQRVHNRKSFMRPRIVIGVPSGITQVEQRAVKDAAVTSGGRDVYLIEEPVAAAIGTGLPISEPSGNMIVDIGGGTTDIAVISMDGVVYSKAIRVGGDKMDEAIINYIKRKYNLLIGEMMAEQIKLELGSAYKIDSQRQTMEIKGRDLVSGIPKTLILDDDEVRESLADPVSQILNGIKQALENTPPELSADIVDKGIVLAGGGALLKGMDVFLREETSLPIIIAEDPLTCVVLGAGKVLDDEDILQKVRM; this is encoded by the coding sequence ATGTTCATCAACACTATCATGGGCTGGTTTTCCAATGACATGGCCATCGACCTGGGCACGGCCAACACCCTCGTTTACGTCAAGGGAAGGGGCATTGTGTGCAACGAACCCTCGGTGGTCGCCATGTCGGTGCGGACCGGCAAGGTGCTCGCCGTCGGGTCCGAGGCCAAGAAGATGCTCGGCCGCACGCCGGGCGATGTCAAGACGATCCGGCCGATCAAGGATGGCGTGATCTCAGACTTCGATGTGACCGGCGAAATGCTCCGCTACTTCATCCAGCGCGTGCACAACCGCAAGTCCTTCATGCGGCCCCGCATCGTGATCGGCGTTCCCTCCGGCATCACCCAGGTGGAACAGCGGGCGGTCAAGGACGCCGCGGTCACCTCCGGCGGCCGCGATGTCTACCTGATTGAAGAGCCGGTGGCGGCCGCTATCGGGACCGGCCTCCCCATCTCCGAGCCCTCGGGCAATATGATCGTCGACATCGGCGGCGGCACGACGGACATCGCCGTCATCTCCATGGACGGCGTCGTCTACAGCAAGGCCATCCGCGTGGGCGGCGACAAGATGGACGAGGCGATCATCAACTACATCAAGCGCAAGTACAACCTTCTGATCGGCGAGATGATGGCCGAGCAGATCAAGCTGGAACTCGGCTCCGCGTACAAGATCGACAGCCAGCGCCAGACCATGGAGATCAAGGGGCGGGACCTGGTCTCCGGCATTCCCAAGACGCTCATTCTCGACGACGACGAGGTCCGCGAGTCGCTTGCCGACCCGGTCAGCCAGATCCTAAACGGCATCAAGCAGGCGCTGGAGAACACGCCGCCGGAGCTCTCGGCGGACATCGTGGACAAGGGGATCGTGCTGGCGGGCGGCGGAGCGCTGCTCAAGGGCATGGATGTCTTCCTGCGCGAGGAGACGTCGCTCCCAATCATCATCGCCGAGGACCCGCTCACCTGCGTTGTGCTCGGGGCGGGCAAGGTCCTCGATGACGAGGACATCCTCCAGAAGGTCAGGATGTAG